The following are encoded together in the Coffea arabica cultivar ET-39 chromosome 1c, Coffea Arabica ET-39 HiFi, whole genome shotgun sequence genome:
- the LOC113736917 gene encoding uncharacterized protein, translating into MDLSKKNVIKPLKQAVKIKGSEETNSHEIVLFGGTNSNIPKVRDQNGRRMGEKKEAKRQFNILGPELMPYSLGIETEGGVTEPVISSGSDFSTKILKFQFKDEGRLTKDGQESGRFELSDIPPAPRGVPQIGVTFKVDTNGLLHVIAEDKATKVAIHYL; encoded by the exons ATGGATTTATCTAAAAAGAATGTGATTAAGCCTTTAAAGCAAGCAGTCAAAATTAAAGGTTCAGAGGAAACTAACAGCCATGAAATTGTGCTCTTTGGAGGAACGAATAGTAATATTCCTAAGGTCAGAGACCAAAATGGAAGGAGGATGGGAGAGAAGAAGGAAGCCAAGAGAC AATTCAATATATTGGGACCAGAATTAATGCCCTACAGCCTAGGTATTGAGACTGAAGGAGGAGTCACGGAACCGGTGATTTCAAGTGGTTCTGACTTTTCTACTAAAATTCTCAA GTTTCAATTTAAAGATGAGGGGAGATTAACAAAGGATGGTCAGGAGTCGGGGAGATTTGAGTTATCTGACATTCCTCCTGCTCCAAG GGGAGTGCCACAAATTGGGGTTACTTTTAAGGTTGACACAAATGGACTACTACATGTGATTGCTGAGGACAAGGCAACAAAAGTCGCAATTCATTATCTTTAA